The following nucleotide sequence is from Saccharothrix texasensis.
TCCGCGTCCTCGATGGGCGCGGTCGGTGTGGCGGTCGGCTGCTTTGGCATCGGGCGGTTACGCACCTCCACTGGGCTGGCTGCCCTGCTGCACGGGTCAACGCTCGGCTCCCCCGACGTGTTCCCGTTGGTCTTGCTCGTCATGCGTTGGGGTCAGCTTGACTTGCTCCCTTATAACCATCGTGAGAGGCGGCTGAGAGCAGGCTGAGAATCCGGGTGTCCGCCGGATTCACCCGAACCGACGCCCGCGGCGTTAGCCTTCGTGCTGTGGATGCGCCGACGCGCGAGTACGTGGAGGGCTACCTGCCCGAGGACGCCGTGACCGCGGCCGCCAGGGCTCGTGGCGCCGGGTTGGGGTGCGTGCCGATCGGGTCCGGCGGCGGGGCGGCGTTGCGGTTCCTCGCGGCGGCGACGCAGGCCAAGGCCGTGGTGGAGATCGGCACGGGCGCCGGCGTCGGCGCGTTGTACCTGCTCGGCGGCATGCCCGCGGCGGGGGTGCTGACCTCGATCGACGTGGAGCCGGAGCACCAGCGGGCGGCCCGGGTGGCGTTCGCGGAGGCGGGGATCGCGGTGTCGCGGACCCGGTTGATCATGGGGCGGGCGCTGGACGTGCTGCCCAGGCTCACCGACGGCGCGTACGACCTGGTGTTCGTGGACGCGGCGAAGTCGGAGTACCCGAAGTACCTGGCGGAGGGCGTGCGGCTGCTGCGGCCGGGTGGCGTGATCGCGTTCGACAACGTCCTGTGGCACGGCCGGGTGGTCGACCCGGCGCACCGGGACCCGGACACGGCGGCGATGCGGGAGGTGGCGCGGTCGGTCCGCGACGACGACCGCCTGGTGCCGGTGATCCTGCCGCTCGGCGACGGCCTGCTGGTCGCGGCGAAGGTCGGCTGAGGGCCCGACACGCCCGGCCGCCGCGCGGGTTCGGGTCCACTCGCCGGACCACCCACCTCACCGGTGCGGGTTCACCCGGATGGGTGAATCGCGGAGTTCGGCCCCGACTCGGAGCGACGTCGGGGACCTCACCCGGGTGAGGTCCCCGACGCGGCACTCCTGCCGTCAGTGAGCCGTGACGCCCTTCCCCAGCACGGTCACCCCGCCGGACGACACCGTGTAGCGCTGCCGGTCCGTCGCCGGGTCCACGCCGATCAGCGCCCCGTCGGGCACGACGACGTTCTTGTCCAGGATGGCCCGCCGCACCACCGCGCCGCGCCCGATCCGCACGCCCGGCAGCAGCACGCTGCCCTGCACCACGGACCCGGACTCGACCACCACGTCCGAGCTGATCACCGACCCGTGGACGGTGCCGGAGATGATCGAGCCCGGCCCCACCATCGAGTCCTCCGCGCTGCCGCCCGCGATGAACTTCGCGGGTGGCAGCGGCGGGGTCGCCGTCCGGATCGGCCACGCCTGGTTGTAGAGGTTGAACACCGGCCGCACCGACACCAGGTCCATGTGCGCCTCGTAGTAGGCGTCGATGGTCCCCACGTCGCGCCAGTAGCCCCGGTCGCGGTCGGTCTCCCCCGGCACCTTGTTGTCGGCGAAGTCGTAGACGTGCGCCTGCCCCTGGTCGACGAGCATCGGGATGATGTCGCCGCCCATGTCGTGGTCGGAGTCGGGGTTCGAGGCGTCCGCCCGCAACGCGTCGATCAGCGCCTCGGTGGTGAACACGTAGTTGCCCATCGACGCGAAGGTGACCTCCGGGTCGTCCGGCACGTGCGGCGGCTCCGCGGGTTTCTCCAGGAACCGGGTGATCAACCCGGTCGAGTCGGAGTCGATGCAGCCGAACGCCTTGGCCTCCGCGCGCGGCACCCGGATGCCCGCCACGGTGACGCCCGCGCCGGTCTCCACGTGCTGCTGCACCATCTGACCGGGGTCCATCCGGTAGACGTGGTCCGCGCCGAAGATGATCACGTGCTCCGGCTTCTCGTCGTTGACGAGGTTCAACGACTGGAAGATGGCGTCGGCGCTGCCGGTGTACCAGCGCGGCCCGAGCCGCTGCTGCGCCGGCACCGGCGTGACGTACTGGCCGAGCACATTGGACAGTCGCCACGTGGTGGAGATGTGCCGGTCGAGGGAATGGGATTTGTACTGGGTGAGCACGCAGAGCTTCACGAAACCCGCGTTCACCAGGTTGGACAGGACGAAGTCCACCAGCCGGTAGTTACCGCCGAAGGGCACCGCCGGCTTTGCCCGGTCGGCGGTCAACGGCCACAACCGTTTGCCTTCGCCACCGGCGAGGACAATTCCTAGAACGTGCGGTTGCCCTTTCACAGCAACGACCCTAACCGGGTGACCACCGCCCCACCAACGGCGAAGTAACGCAAACCCCTCTCGTTCACCCGGCTGCCCCGGCGGGCGGGTTACGGTGAGCGACGTGCGAATTGGACTGCTCACACGGGAGTACCCGCCGGAGGTCTACGGCGGTGCTGGGGTGCACGTCGGTTTCCTCGTGCCGAGGCTGCGCGAACTGGTGGACGTGGACGTGCACGCCTTCGGCGGGCCGCGCGCGGACGCCAGGGCCCACAACCCGGCCCACGGCCTGGAGCAGGCGAACGCCGCGCTGGCCACCTTGTCGGTGGACCTGGAGATGGCCGCCGCGCTGGGCGACGCGCAGCTCGCGCACTCCCACACCTGGTACGCCAACATGGCCGGTCACCTGGCGAAACTGCTGCACGGCATCCCGCACGTGGTGACCGCGCACTCGCTGGAGCCGCGCCGGCCGTGGAAGGCCGAGCAGCTCGGCGGCGGCTACCGGGTGTCGTCGTGGGTGGAGCGGACCGCGTACGAGGCGGCGGACGCCGTGATCGCGGTCAGCGAGGGCATGCGGGCCGACGTGCTGGACTGCTACCCGGCGCTGGACCCGGCGCGCGTGCACGTGGTCCGCAACGGCATCGACACCTCGGCCTACCACCCCGTCACCGAGACCGACGCGCTGCTCCGGCACGGCATCGACCCGACGCGGCCGATCGTGACGTTCGTCGGGCGGATCACCCGCCAGAAGGGCGTGGGGCACCTGGTCGCCGCCGCGCACCGGATCTCACCGGACGCGCAGGTCGTGCTGTGCGCGGGCGCGCCGGACACGCCGGAGATCGCCGAGGAGACGCGGCTCGCGGTGGCCGGGCTGGCGGCATCGCGGCCCGGGGTGTTCTGGATCCAGCAGATGCTCCAGCCGGCCGAGGTGCGGCAGATCCTGAGCCACTCGACGGTGTTCGTGTGTCCGTCGGTGTACGAGCCGCTGGGCATCGTGAACCTCGAGGCGATGGCGTGCGGCACGGCGGTGGTGGCCTCCGACGTGGGCGGCATCCCCGAGGTCGTCGACCACGGGCGGACCGGGCTGCTGGTGCACTACGACGAGAAGGACGTCGAGGCGTACCGGGTGGCGCTGGCCGACGCGGTGAACGAGGTGCTCGGCGACCCGGCTCGGGCGGCGGCGTTCGGCGAGGCGGGGCGCGCGCGGGCGATCGAGGAGTTCTCGTGGGCGACGGTGGCCGAGCAGACCGTGGCGGTGTACTCGGCCGCGCTGAACGGCGCCCAGTGACCACCTGAGCCCCCGATGTGACGTGCGCCACTCGATCCCGATGCAACGGTACGGGCCGCCGACCGCCTTTAACCAGTAGGGGCGACTACTGGGGGCGGTATGCGGTGGCTTGTGCTCCTGCTCGCGCTGGTGGCCGGTGGGTGCGCCACGCCCGCGTTCAGCGCGGAGCAGGTCAGGTTGACCATCGAGGGAGAGGCGGTGCTGGACGCGCCCGGCCTGCAGTCGCGGGCCGAGGCGGAGCTGAGCTACACGCTGTCGTTCGGGTACGTGGCCCGGACCGGGCAGGACGCGGTGAGCTGCTGGTTCGCGCGCACCGGTGAGGCGTTCGAGGTCGACACGCGGCTGTGGTGCGGTCCCGTGCAGGTGCCGGGCACGGCCGCGACCACCGACTGGGTGCCGGTGCCGTTGAAGCAGGTCGAGCGCAACGCCTCCGGCATCCGCCTGGAGGTCCAGCCGCCGCAGGTGCCCGCGCAGGGCGCCCGGAGCACGCCGGTGGGGAAGCTGGTGCGCACCGACGGGCGGGTGACCGACGCCGACCAGGGCGTCGGGCAGGCGGGGCCGGACTTCCTGGCCGTGCTGCCCGACGACGGGCAGGTGCTCGACGCGACGTCCGCGATGGTGCGCGACGACCAGCTCGAAGTGCACGTGACCGGGTACTCGTCACCGTCGGTGTGGCCGACCGCGGAGGGTGACCTGCGGGCCGAGCACGGGGTGGCGCTGCGGGTGCTGCGGGTGCGGGTGACGCGGCACAGCGAGGTCGACTCGGCGTTCGGCCAGACGCCGTGGCGCGGGTGGCTGCCGCAGCCGCCGGAGCTGTCGCTGGACGTGCCGGGCCGGCGGCACCGGCTGCCCGCCGACCGGCTGCCGGACCACGGGTCGGCGCTGATCGTCTACACCGTGCCCGTCGGCGGCGGGCCGGAGTCGCTGGTGCTCGACACCGTGGGGGCGAAGTCGCTGCAGCAGCGGGTCGAGGTGCCCACCGGGGTGGTCGTCGGCGAGGCGACGAAGGTGCTGCGGCGGGCGCCGGGGCCGGAGGAGATCTCGGTGTCGACGCCGATGGCGGTGGGTGCGTCGGCCGGGTCGGTGGAGGTCGTGCGGGCGCGGCTGGGGCGGCAGCGGCCGGTGTCGTCCAGCGCGCAGTACGAGCTGGCGACCGCCGGGGCCGGGTCGGCGCTGGTGGAGCTGCGGCTGGTCGGGCACGGGCTGCCGAGCGTGGTCGGCGCCGGGCAGACGGCGCCGCTGTTCACCTTGACGGTGCCGGGCGGGCAGGCGGCGCGGCAGGTCGGCGCCCGCTACGGCGGGGACACCGTGCCGGTGGCGGTCGTGTACGAGGTGCCGGAGGACGTGCGGTCGGCGACGTTCTCGGTGGCCGCCGGAACCGTGACGTTGCCGCAGCTGGGCCCGGTCGCGGTGACGGGCGGGGCGGCGGTCGAGGTGCCGTTGGACTTCTGAGCGTCGCGGGCCTCGCGGGCCGTCGTGGCCTTCTGCGCGGCGAGGACCGCGACCGCCGCCAACGCCAGCCAGACCGTGACCAGGGCGGTCAGGCCCGGCCAGCCGCGGGCCTGGTAGGCGGCGCTGCCCGCCGTGCCGCCGGTGCTGCTGCCGACGTAGAACGCGAACAGGTACACGCCCGAGGCCTGACCCCGGACGTGCTCGGGGGCGCGGGCCCCCACCCAGCCGCTCGCCACCGCGTGGGCGGCGAAGAAACCGCCGGTGAACAGCGTGAGGCCGACCGCGATCGCGGCCACGTGGTCGGGGAGGGTGATCGCGGCGCCGGCGGCGGCCAGGGCCAGGCCGGCGAGGGCGACGCGGGCGCGGCCGTGGCGGTCGGCGAGGCGGCCCGCGGCGGCGGACGTGCCGCCTCCCGCCGCGTAGGCGAGGTAGACCAGGGTGGCGACGCCGGTGGGCAGGCCCAGGTCGGTGGCGAGGCGGAAGCCGATGACGTTGAAGACGGAGATGAACGCCGCCACCGCGAGGACCGCGATCGCGTACTGGCAGAGCAGGACGCGGTCGGTGAGGGCGTCCTTGAGGGCGCTGGGGCGGCGCTCGGCGTGGCGGCCCTTGGGCAGCAGGAGGGCGGCGGTGATCGCGCAGGCCGCGCCGAACGCGCCGGCGAGGGCCAGGGCGGTGCGCCACGACGTGCCGTCGGTGGTGAAGCCGGTGATGAGGCGGCCGAGCATGCCGCCCGCGCTGTTGCCCGCGACCAGGGCGCCGATGGCCGCGCCGACGTGCGCCCTGGGCGCCTCCTGGGCGAGGAAGGCCATGGCGGTCGCGGGGACGCCGGCGGTGGCGACGCCTTGCAGGGCACGGGCGGCGAGGAAGGTCTCGTAGGTCGGGGCGAGCGGGAGGAGCAGGCCGAGGGCGGCGGCGGCGAGGACCGACCAGACGATGACGCGGCGGCGGCCGACGCGGTCGGCCAGGGCCGCCATCGGGATGATCGCGAGGGCCAGCGCGCCGGTCGCGGCGCTGATGGCGAGGGACGCTCCGGCCGGTGCGAGGCGGAACTCGCGGGCGAGGTCGGGCAGGACCGACTGCGGCGCGTAGAGCAGCGCGAACGTGGCCAGGCCGGTGGCGGCGACGGCGGTGGTGAGGCGGCTGGGCACGTCTTCGACGCTAATCCATGCGTCCAATGCGCCAGTTTGCGACAATCCATGCGGTGATGGATGAATTGGTGCAGCGGCTGACCGTCCTGCGCGCGCTGGCGGCCGACGAGCACGTGACCCACGCCGCCGAAGCCGCGGGCGTCCCCCAACCGACCGTGAGCCGCTGGCTGGCCGCCCTGGGCACGTCACTGGGCGCGCCGGTCGCCCTCCGATCGGGCCGCCGCGTCCGCCTGACCAGGGCGGGCCGCCTGCTGTGCGAAGCCGCCGACCGCGCCCTGACCGCCCTGGAAGCGGGCCAACGCGCCGCAGCGGAAGAGGTGTCACCCGAACGTGGCCAGGTGGCGCTGGGCTTCCTCCACCTGCTGGGCCGGTCCGTCGTCCCGTCCCTGGTCAGCACCTTCCGCGAAGATCACCCGGCCGTGCGGTTCCGCCTGGTCCAGAACTCGCGCCAGGACATCCTCGCCCACCTGGCCGACGGCGACGTCGACCTGGCCCTCGTCTCCCCGCCGCCGACCGACCCCGCGTTCGCGCACGCCGTCATCCGCGAGGAGGAGCTGATCCTGGTGGTCCCGCCGGGCCACCGCCTGGCCGGCCGCCCGGCGGTGCGGGTGGCCGAGCTGGCGGGCGAGGAGTTCGTCGGCCTCGAACCGGGCTACGGCCTGCGGCAGATCACCGACGACCTGTGCGCCGCGGCCGGTTTCACGCCCACCCCGGCGTTCGAGGGCCAGGAGACCGAGACCGTCCGGGGCCTGGTCGCGGCGGGCCTGGGCGTCGCCCTGCTGCCACACGCCGACTCGCCCTCGGGCCTGCCGGAGATCCCGCTCGACCCGCGGGCCGCGCGGGAGATCGCCCTGGTCTGGCCGGCCGACACCCCGCTCCCGCCGGCCGTCCAGGCCTTCCGCGACCACGCGCTGGCGCCCTGACCACGCTCCCCCGGCCCACCCGCCGACCGCGCCCGCCGCGCCCGCCGGGCCACCACCGGCGGGCTGCCCCGACCGGCGGCCACGGCCGCCTGCCGCTCACCCGCCCGGCCCGCTGTCCGTGAGGGGTGCGGGTCTCGGCGGGTTGCGGTTCCTCGATTCAACCGAGGGACGGTAACGGCGTTTCCGTACATTTCCGGGCCATGATCACCCGATCGTGTCGGGCCGGCTGTAGGTCTCGGCCAGTTCGACCAGGGTCCGGGCGGCGAAGCCGGTGGCTCCCGGCACCACCTCGTCGTAGACCTTGTCGGCCCGCGCGGGGCCGGCGATGTCCAGGTGGGCCCACGGGACGCCGCCGGTGAACTCCTTCAGGAACAGCGCCGCCGTGATGCCGCCGGGCCCCGGCGGGCACTGGCGCAGGTCGGCGATGTCGCTGCGCACGTCCTCCGCCAGGTCCGCGAGCAGCGGCATCCGCCACCACGACTCGCCGACCCGGGCGCCGGCCTCGGCCACGCGGGCGGCCAGGTCGTCGTCGGTCGCGAACAGGCCCCCGGTGCGCAGGCCCAGGCTGACCTTCATCGCTCCGGTCAGCGTCGCCACGTCCACCAGCACGTCCGGCCGCAGGGTGGCCACCGCGTAGGCCAGCGCGTCGGCCAGGACCAGCCGGCCTTCGGCGTCGGTGTTCGTCACCTCGGTCGTCGTGCCCCCGTACTGGGTGATGACGTCACCCGGCCGGTACGCCGAGCCCGACACGTGGTTCTCCGCCGCCGGCACCAAGCCCGTCACCCGGACGGGCAGGCTCTGCCGGGCGATCGCGACCAGGGCCGCGATGACGGCCGCACCGCCGGACATGTCCGTGCGCATCAGGTGCATGCCCTCGGCGGGCTTGATGGAGATGCCGCCGGTGTCGAACGTGATGCCCTTGCCGACCAGGACCAGGTGCGACTGCCCCTCGCCGGTGCCCGGCCACGTCAGCTCGATGAACCTCGGGGGCCGCGACGAGCCGCCGCCGACCGCCAGCACCCCGCCGAACCCGTGCTCGGCCAGCCACTTCTCGTCCCGGACCGCCACGTCGAGGCCGGGCGCCGCCCGCGCGGCCCTCACCGCCGCCGACGCCAGCCACGACGGATCCTTCACATTTGACGGCGTGTTCGCCAGGTCGCGCCCAAACGACGTCGCGGCGGCCAGCGTGGTGGCCCTCCGCACCGCGTCCACCAGCCCGGCACCCCCGGTGACCAGGCGCAACGACTTCACCCGCGGCGGCGGCGGCTCCGAGGTCACCTTGAACCGGTACCCGCCGACGGCGGCGCCCAGCGTGAACGCCGCCACCGCCTCCGCCGTCACGTCGGCGGGCAGCCGCACGTCGAACGTCGTCCCGCCCGCCTTCTCGGCGTCCGCGTGCAGCGCCCGGACCAGCGACGCGCCCGCCTTGCGCCAGTCGCCCGGCCCGCCGTCGCCGACGCCGACCACCCAGGTCCGCCCCTGCCGGGAGGTCGCGCCGGCCTTGCCGCTCACGTCGCCGAGGTCGGTCACGTCCTCCGCGCCGGGCCCCAGCCGCACCGGGTCGCCGGGGAACGCGACGAGCACCGCGGGCACACCTCGCCGGAGGGTGTCGGCCACCTCCACGGTGACCAGCGGGGTGGGCAGGGGTGCTCGCACGGGGGACCTCCGGTAGGAGCGACAGGGGGTTGGGGCTGGTGAAGCCGCAGATCAGAGCCCGGTAAGACGGCGCGGGCGGCGGGGTGCGTCACCGGCGCGGCACGACGTAGCGAGGCCCCGGTTCCACAGTGGAAACCGGGGCGTCGACGCTTTCTCTTCTCCGGCTGGTCAGCCGGCGGCTGCCTTGAGGGCGTCGCCCAGGGCGTTGGCCTCGTCCGCCGACATCTCGACGACGAGGCGCCCACCACCCTCGAGCGGAACGCGCATCACGATGCCGCGCCCCTCCTTGGTCACCTCGAGGGGACCGTCGCCGGTCCGGGGCTTCATGGCCGCCATCGCGTGCTCCCTCCGTCAACATCTTCCCCGTCCGACCAGGGCCGGATACTCCGGCCATTCTCCCCTATGCGGACTCGGCAGCGAAACCGAACCGATCTTTCCGGCCGGCCGGCGACCGTTCGGCGATCTTCGCCAAGCCGCAGATCAGGCCCAGGATCGCCGTGCCCCAACGACTTCCGCGCCGAGGGCCGACCGTCACCTGGTCGTGACCGCGGCCGGCTTTGTGGCGTGTCGCGGGGTCGCCCTGACAGACTCGGCTCTCGTGCGAGCCCGTTCCGCGCTCTTCGACGTCTACGGCGGCCACCTCCGCGAGCGGGGTGGCGC
It contains:
- a CDS encoding O-methyltransferase, producing MDAPTREYVEGYLPEDAVTAAARARGAGLGCVPIGSGGGAALRFLAAATQAKAVVEIGTGAGVGALYLLGGMPAAGVLTSIDVEPEHQRAARVAFAEAGIAVSRTRLIMGRALDVLPRLTDGAYDLVFVDAAKSEYPKYLAEGVRLLRPGGVIAFDNVLWHGRVVDPAHRDPDTAAMREVARSVRDDDRLVPVILPLGDGLLVAAKVG
- the glgC gene encoding glucose-1-phosphate adenylyltransferase, whose translation is MKGQPHVLGIVLAGGEGKRLWPLTADRAKPAVPFGGNYRLVDFVLSNLVNAGFVKLCVLTQYKSHSLDRHISTTWRLSNVLGQYVTPVPAQQRLGPRWYTGSADAIFQSLNLVNDEKPEHVIIFGADHVYRMDPGQMVQQHVETGAGVTVAGIRVPRAEAKAFGCIDSDSTGLITRFLEKPAEPPHVPDDPEVTFASMGNYVFTTEALIDALRADASNPDSDHDMGGDIIPMLVDQGQAHVYDFADNKVPGETDRDRGYWRDVGTIDAYYEAHMDLVSVRPVFNLYNQAWPIRTATPPLPPAKFIAGGSAEDSMVGPGSIISGTVHGSVISSDVVVESGSVVQGSVLLPGVRIGRGAVVRRAILDKNVVVPDGALIGVDPATDRQRYTVSSGGVTVLGKGVTAH
- the glgA gene encoding glycogen synthase; its protein translation is MRIGLLTREYPPEVYGGAGVHVGFLVPRLRELVDVDVHAFGGPRADARAHNPAHGLEQANAALATLSVDLEMAAALGDAQLAHSHTWYANMAGHLAKLLHGIPHVVTAHSLEPRRPWKAEQLGGGYRVSSWVERTAYEAADAVIAVSEGMRADVLDCYPALDPARVHVVRNGIDTSAYHPVTETDALLRHGIDPTRPIVTFVGRITRQKGVGHLVAAAHRISPDAQVVLCAGAPDTPEIAEETRLAVAGLAASRPGVFWIQQMLQPAEVRQILSHSTVFVCPSVYEPLGIVNLEAMACGTAVVASDVGGIPEVVDHGRTGLLVHYDEKDVEAYRVALADAVNEVLGDPARAAAFGEAGRARAIEEFSWATVAEQTVAVYSAALNGAQ
- a CDS encoding MFS transporter encodes the protein MPSRLTTAVAATGLATFALLYAPQSVLPDLAREFRLAPAGASLAISAATGALALAIIPMAALADRVGRRRVIVWSVLAAAALGLLLPLAPTYETFLAARALQGVATAGVPATAMAFLAQEAPRAHVGAAIGALVAGNSAGGMLGRLITGFTTDGTSWRTALALAGAFGAACAITAALLLPKGRHAERRPSALKDALTDRVLLCQYAIAVLAVAAFISVFNVIGFRLATDLGLPTGVATLVYLAYAAGGGTSAAAGRLADRHGRARVALAGLALAAAGAAITLPDHVAAIAVGLTLFTGGFFAAHAVASGWVGARAPEHVRGQASGVYLFAFYVGSSTGGTAGSAAYQARGWPGLTALVTVWLALAAVAVLAAQKATTAREARDAQKSNGTSTAAPPVTATGPSCGNVTVPAATENVADRTSSGTSYTTATGTVSPP
- a CDS encoding LysR family transcriptional regulator; this translates as MDELVQRLTVLRALAADEHVTHAAEAAGVPQPTVSRWLAALGTSLGAPVALRSGRRVRLTRAGRLLCEAADRALTALEAGQRAAAEEVSPERGQVALGFLHLLGRSVVPSLVSTFREDHPAVRFRLVQNSRQDILAHLADGDVDLALVSPPPTDPAFAHAVIREEELILVVPPGHRLAGRPAVRVAELAGEEFVGLEPGYGLRQITDDLCAAAGFTPTPAFEGQETETVRGLVAAGLGVALLPHADSPSGLPEIPLDPRAAREIALVWPADTPLPPAVQAFRDHALAP
- a CDS encoding leucyl aminopeptidase family protein is translated as MRAPLPTPLVTVEVADTLRRGVPAVLVAFPGDPVRLGPGAEDVTDLGDVSGKAGATSRQGRTWVVGVGDGGPGDWRKAGASLVRALHADAEKAGGTTFDVRLPADVTAEAVAAFTLGAAVGGYRFKVTSEPPPPRVKSLRLVTGGAGLVDAVRRATTLAAATSFGRDLANTPSNVKDPSWLASAAVRAARAAPGLDVAVRDEKWLAEHGFGGVLAVGGGSSRPPRFIELTWPGTGEGQSHLVLVGKGITFDTGGISIKPAEGMHLMRTDMSGGAAVIAALVAIARQSLPVRVTGLVPAAENHVSGSAYRPGDVITQYGGTTTEVTNTDAEGRLVLADALAYAVATLRPDVLVDVATLTGAMKVSLGLRTGGLFATDDDLAARVAEAGARVGESWWRMPLLADLAEDVRSDIADLRQCPPGPGGITAALFLKEFTGGVPWAHLDIAGPARADKVYDEVVPGATGFAARTLVELAETYSRPDTIG
- a CDS encoding DUF3117 domain-containing protein: MAAMKPRTGDGPLEVTKEGRGIVMRVPLEGGGRLVVEMSADEANALGDALKAAAG